One Oncorhynchus masou masou isolate Uvic2021 chromosome 18, UVic_Omas_1.1, whole genome shotgun sequence DNA window includes the following coding sequences:
- the LOC135504684 gene encoding poly(rC)-binding protein 4-like isoform X1, whose amino-acid sequence MRLPVCNSHITMNCEQDFGDGGLGVTLTLRLLMHGKEVGSIIGKKGETVKRIREESSARVNISEGSCPERIITITGSTDCVFRAFTMITYKLEEDLTTLVANGTISNKPPVTLRLVIPASQCGSLIGKGGAKIKEIRESTRAQIQVAGDLLPNSTERGVTILGSQDSVIQCVKLICTVILESPPKGATIPYRPSPSPGALLISGNQVFEASDFSPHPLYSLSQGGLDLHQSDLFQAYSVPNQYGIPHTELAKLHQLSMQQNMQQSPMCQPNTTVLPGMDSNSQTSQELLIPNDLIGSIIGRQGTKINEIRQVSGAQIKIGSQLDGTNDRHVTITGTPVSINLAQYLITSCLETAKSTAQATSMATPSMADLNMVFTHPASPASSPHTASTLAAMGTLSPTPVMGHPYGALPFSSLLGVKSVPFLTLSSPAPQVAVTAAPSHASLAAYTTKISSANCIKKPDRQKFAPY is encoded by the exons ATGCGTCTCCCTGTGTGCAACTCCCACATTACTATGAACTGTGAGCAGGACTTTGGAGACGGGGGCCTGGGTGTGACCCTCACCCTCCGACTGCTCATGCACGGCAAG GAGGTTGGCAGTATCATTGGCAAG aaaggagagacggtgaaaaGAATACGGGAGGAG AGCAGTGCACGAGTCAACATTTCAGAGGGATCATGTCCAGAGAGGATCATCACCATCACCGGCTCTACAGACTGTGTCTTCAGGGCATTCACCATGATCACATACAAACTGGAAGAG gacCTCACCACACTGGTGGCCAATGGCACCATCAGCAACAAGCCCCCAGTGACCCTACGACTGGTCATCCCAGCTAGCCAGTGTGGCTCCCTCATTGGCAAGGGAGGGGCAAAGATCAAGGAGATCAGAGAG AGCACGCGAGCGCAGATACAGGTGGCAGGAGATTTGCTGCCCAACTCTACTGAGCGAGGGGTGACGATATTGGGGAGTCAGGACTCGGTAATCCAGTGTGTCAAGCTCATCTGCACTGTAATCCTGGAG TCTCCCCCGAAGGGTGCTACCATTCCCTACCGGCCCAGCCCCTCCCCAGGAGCCCTCCTCATCTCTGGCAACCAA gtgtttGAGGCATCAGACTTTTCCCCCCAccctctgtactctctctcccaGGGTGGTCTTGACCTGCATCAG AGTGATCTCTTCCAGGCCTACTCTGTACCAAACCAATATGGCATTCCACATACAGAG TTGGCCAAGCTACATCAGCTATCCATGCAGCAGAACATGCAGCAGAGTCCCATGTGCCAGCCGAATACAACCGTTCTCCCTG GGATGGACTCAAACTCCCAGACATCGCAGGAGCTCCTTATTCCAAATGAC CTGATAGGCTCGATCATCGGCCGACAGGGCACTAAGATCAATGAGATCAGGCAGGTATCGGGGGCTCAGATAAAGATCGGCAGCCAGCTGGACGGAACCAATGACCGACACGTCACCATCACTGGCACACCAGTCAGCATCAACCTGGCTCAGTACCTCATCACCTCCTG TTTAGAGACAGCTAAATCCACGGCCCAGGCAACCTCCATGGCCACCCCCAGCATGGCTGACCTTAATATGGTCTTCACACATCCCGCTTCCCCGGCCTCCTCCCCCCACACCGCCTCCACTCTGGCAGCCATGGGTACCCTTTCCCCCACCCCTGTCATGGGCCACCCCTACGGCGCCCTTCCCTTCTCCAGTCTGTTAGGGGTCAAGTCTGTCCCCTTCCTGACTCTCTCCAGCCCCGCCCCCCAGGTCGCTGTCACCGCCGCCCCATCCCACGCCTCCCTGGCAGCCTACACTACCAAAATCTCCTCGGCCAACTGCATCAAGAAACCCGACAGGCAGAAGTTTGCACCCTACTGA
- the LOC135504684 gene encoding poly(rC)-binding protein 4-like isoform X2, with protein MRLPVCNSHITMNCEQDFGDGGLGVTLTLRLLMHGKEVGSIIGKKGETVKRIREESSARVNISEGSCPERIITITGSTDCVFRAFTMITYKLEEDLTTLVANGTISNKPPVTLRLVIPASQCGSLIGKGGAKIKEIRESTRAQIQVAGDLLPNSTERGVTILGSQDSVIQCVKLICTVILESPPKGATIPYRPSPSPGALLISGNQVFEASDFSPHPLYSLSQGGLDLHQAYSVPNQYGIPHTELAKLHQLSMQQNMQQSPMCQPNTTVLPGMDSNSQTSQELLIPNDLIGSIIGRQGTKINEIRQVSGAQIKIGSQLDGTNDRHVTITGTPVSINLAQYLITSCLETAKSTAQATSMATPSMADLNMVFTHPASPASSPHTASTLAAMGTLSPTPVMGHPYGALPFSSLLGVKSVPFLTLSSPAPQVAVTAAPSHASLAAYTTKISSANCIKKPDRQKFAPY; from the exons ATGCGTCTCCCTGTGTGCAACTCCCACATTACTATGAACTGTGAGCAGGACTTTGGAGACGGGGGCCTGGGTGTGACCCTCACCCTCCGACTGCTCATGCACGGCAAG GAGGTTGGCAGTATCATTGGCAAG aaaggagagacggtgaaaaGAATACGGGAGGAG AGCAGTGCACGAGTCAACATTTCAGAGGGATCATGTCCAGAGAGGATCATCACCATCACCGGCTCTACAGACTGTGTCTTCAGGGCATTCACCATGATCACATACAAACTGGAAGAG gacCTCACCACACTGGTGGCCAATGGCACCATCAGCAACAAGCCCCCAGTGACCCTACGACTGGTCATCCCAGCTAGCCAGTGTGGCTCCCTCATTGGCAAGGGAGGGGCAAAGATCAAGGAGATCAGAGAG AGCACGCGAGCGCAGATACAGGTGGCAGGAGATTTGCTGCCCAACTCTACTGAGCGAGGGGTGACGATATTGGGGAGTCAGGACTCGGTAATCCAGTGTGTCAAGCTCATCTGCACTGTAATCCTGGAG TCTCCCCCGAAGGGTGCTACCATTCCCTACCGGCCCAGCCCCTCCCCAGGAGCCCTCCTCATCTCTGGCAACCAA gtgtttGAGGCATCAGACTTTTCCCCCCAccctctgtactctctctcccaGGGTGGTCTTGACCTGCATCAG GCCTACTCTGTACCAAACCAATATGGCATTCCACATACAGAG TTGGCCAAGCTACATCAGCTATCCATGCAGCAGAACATGCAGCAGAGTCCCATGTGCCAGCCGAATACAACCGTTCTCCCTG GGATGGACTCAAACTCCCAGACATCGCAGGAGCTCCTTATTCCAAATGAC CTGATAGGCTCGATCATCGGCCGACAGGGCACTAAGATCAATGAGATCAGGCAGGTATCGGGGGCTCAGATAAAGATCGGCAGCCAGCTGGACGGAACCAATGACCGACACGTCACCATCACTGGCACACCAGTCAGCATCAACCTGGCTCAGTACCTCATCACCTCCTG TTTAGAGACAGCTAAATCCACGGCCCAGGCAACCTCCATGGCCACCCCCAGCATGGCTGACCTTAATATGGTCTTCACACATCCCGCTTCCCCGGCCTCCTCCCCCCACACCGCCTCCACTCTGGCAGCCATGGGTACCCTTTCCCCCACCCCTGTCATGGGCCACCCCTACGGCGCCCTTCCCTTCTCCAGTCTGTTAGGGGTCAAGTCTGTCCCCTTCCTGACTCTCTCCAGCCCCGCCCCCCAGGTCGCTGTCACCGCCGCCCCATCCCACGCCTCCCTGGCAGCCTACACTACCAAAATCTCCTCGGCCAACTGCATCAAGAAACCCGACAGGCAGAAGTTTGCACCCTACTGA